From the Exiguobacterium marinum DSM 16307 genome, the window ATGTCACGGTGATCCATAGTTTCCAATTCTCGAAATAACGTGGTGTATCCATCGCTGCTTCCTCTGTCTCAGCGAGCGGGAATTCTTCTTCGCCTTTCGGTGCGAGGAATGACAAGTTGAACATCGAGTAGACGAAGATGAGAACAGAGATGAACAAAATTGTTCCCCCGATTGCCATCATGACGTGATATGGAATCCATTCACGTGTCAACGCATCTGAGAAATAAGTTGCCGGACCCGTACGACGTGGGTTCCCATTCAACCCTGAGATATGCATCGCATACGACATGATGGCCATACCGAACGCCCACGTTCCTGCTTGAATCAAACCAAGTTTGTTCATCGCCTTCGTCAACGTGCGACCACGAAGGACTGGTACGAGCCAGTATGCCGTTCCGAAGAACGTCAAGGCAACAGCCGTTCCGACGGTGATGTGGAAGTGTCCTGTGACCCAAAGTGTATTGTGGACCATCGCGTTCAATTGGTGCGAAGCGTTGATGATCCCACCTGCGCCGGCAGGAATGAAGAACAACATCCCGACGAATGGTGCAAGGAAACGAACATCGCCATATGGCATTTTCTTCACCCAGCCGAACAACCCTTTTGCACCAAGCGCACGTCCACGAAGTTCGAACGTCGCAAAGAGCGAGAACGCCGTCATAAACGAAGGAATGACAACTAAGAACGTCAAGATAACTTGAACGAACTTCCAGAACGGTTCAATCCCTGGCTCTGTCAATTGATGGTGGAATCCGACCGGGAATGAGAAGAGTAAGAATAACAAGAATGCCATTCGCGCCAACGCATCAGAGAAGATTTTTCCGCCGATTACTTTCGGTACGACCGTATACCACACAATATATGCCGGCATGAGCCAGAAATACACGAGCGGGTGCCCGAAGTACCAGAATAATGTACGGGATAATTCAATACCGACTGTATCTTTCCACCCGAGTGAGAGCGGGAGGAGTTGGAATAAAATCGTCGCTGCGACACCGAGTGTCGCGATGACCCAAAGTAGCATCGTCATAATACTCATGTAAGCCGGGAGTGGTGGATGAACCCCTGGGTTATCACGTTTGTAATCTGCATACATCCGGAACATCGCGAACGAGGAGAACCACGTTCCGACTACGAACAGGACGAGTCCGACATAGAAGAGCGGATCTGCCATGAGCGGTGCATAAAATGTATAAAGTACAGTCCCTTTATTAGCAAGAATCATCACAGTGATCATGACAGCACCGATAATCATCGTCCAAAAACCGAGCCAAGCGACACGGGTCGGGAACGATTCAAAGCGACCGAATGACTTCGCAAGTAGCGCATATAATAGACCGATGATGAACATCGTTGTGAAGACGATACCGAGCATGATTCCGTGAGCTGTTAGTAACTGATAATATCCAAAAATTTCAGGAATGACACCGGTCCGAATTAACGTCTGCATCAAACCAGCCAACGCACCAATCAAGACAGCGAGAATCGATACAAGAACGTGACCGTAAGCAAGACGCGCTTCTTTCGCTCCAATACTCGGAACCGGAACTCCACGCTCCATCTCCCATTGCTTCAGTTTAGATGATACATCGTTCATTTACTCCACCACCTTGATTTTAGTCGACATCATGTGATGTCCTGTTCCACAATATTCGTTACAAAGAATCAAAAATTCTCCAGCTTCCTCAAACGTGTACGTCAATGAGTTGATATGTCCAGGGACGACCATCATATTGACCGGTGTACCTGTCAACTGAAATCCGTGAACGACGTCCGGTGACGTCACGAGGAACGTCACTTTTGCACCTTTTGGAATTTCGACATTCCCTGGTGTAAAGGTAAATGCTTGTGCAATCATGACGAGCTCGTATTCATTCTCGCCAATTTGATGAAGTCCCGGTTGATCAAACGGAGCCGTCTGATTCACTTTTGCCGGGTCGATCAAATCCGCATCCGATGCAGGTTGATTTCCCGCTGCGAAGGCAGATACCCCTAGAACAGTCAAGAAAACTGCAAGTAAGATAATACCAAACGTAAGCCAATATTTTTCTAATTTATGAATATGCATGACGAGACCCTTCTCCCTGTATGTTTATCGAGTAACAAATAAGTAAAAGACCGAAGACCACATGGCGATGATGACACCTGCGACAATCATGACCGATGTAAACGTTCCTTTAAGATTTGGTTCTTGCCCATCTTTATGTTCCACGTGTAAAACCCCTTTCGCTTGTTTTTCCACCTTTATTGTACGCAATCGCTCAGGTGATAATATGTGACATTTATCACTTCAAAAGTGACAATCACATCAATTTTGCGTAGTTTCAACACACAAAATTCACATTTTTAAAAAGGAGTCCACAAAAAAACCACCTACACATGAGGTGGTTTACAAACGACATATTCCAGCAGGACAACCCTCGCAGTGACAAAGCTCTTTCAAAAAATCAACATCGTGAATAACGATCGATTTTGCTGTTGTACTGATAACTCCGTCTTTTCGCCACTGGCTGATCAAACGGTTCACCGTCTCGCGCGGAGCTCCAATCAATTGCCCCAGTTCTCCATCGGACGGATGACGAGGAATCACAATGGTATCTTCTTCCTCTACACCATGCATGGCCGCCATCCGCAGTAATGTCGAGCCCAGCGCCCCTGGCTTTCCGTACAATAATAAGTCGCGGACTTTCATTTCCGAGTGCTTCCGCATCATCGATGTCCAGCGTAAAATTTCTCCAGCAAACCGAATATCGCGTTGCATCAGTGATTCTAGCTCACGTTTCGAAATCGTTCCAATTGTACTTTCTTCTGTCGTCTCGATACTGTATGAACTCGGGAAAGTTTCCACGATATCGAACTCACCGAAGAAATCATCTGGTCCATACATGAACATGACGAGTGGATTTCCTTTTTTTGTGATTTTCGTAAATTTAACAGAACCACTCTTTAAGTAAAAGAACTTATCACACTTCTCGCCTTCCCAACACACGATACTTGCTTTTGGATGATGCTGAATCGTCATCATTTCAAGTAACAGTTGTTTCGTTTCATCTGAAAATACAAAACTGTTCGGCTGAGTCGTTCCACATTGCATTGACATAAGTCGTTGCTCCCTCCACATTTCATTCGTCCGTTCCATTTATGACTTTATTATACAAGAGTGTGACAGGAAGAATCGTAAAAGTATGTGACATTTCAAACAATCTTTAAAAAAGAGATTCGGCTATTCTCCCGAATCTCTCTGCTTGTTTAACGCTGAATCAACCGAATCAATTTTTCTGCCGGTTTGAAGTTCGGATACCGGACCGGTAAATCGAATTTTGTCGTATTCTTTAAAATCGATTTGGCGTGACTGAACGTTTCAAAACTCGTTCGACCGTGATAAGCCCCCATCCCGCTCTCGCCGACTCCGCCAAACGGAAGGTTCGGATTCGTCAAGTGCATGATGACATCGTTCACGCACCCTCCGCCAAAGGAAAGATGTTTCATAACTGTTTTTTCCACGTCTTTCGATTCCGTAAAGAGATAGAGAGCAAGAGGATGCGGTCGGTCAGAAATGAACTCGATTACTTCATCAAGTTGACGGTACGGAATGACCGGTAAGATTGGACCAAAGATCTCGTCTTTCATCACATCAGCATCTTCATGAAGATTCGTCATGACAGTAGGCGCAATTTTTAGTTCATCTTGACTCGTTTCACCACCGAAAATAAGGTCACCCTCCGTCAAGTAGTGGGACAGACGGTCG encodes:
- a CDS encoding b(o/a)3-type cytochrome-c oxidase subunit 1; the protein is MNDVSSKLKQWEMERGVPVPSIGAKEARLAYGHVLVSILAVLIGALAGLMQTLIRTGVIPEIFGYYQLLTAHGIMLGIVFTTMFIIGLLYALLAKSFGRFESFPTRVAWLGFWTMIIGAVMITVMILANKGTVLYTFYAPLMADPLFYVGLVLFVVGTWFSSFAMFRMYADYKRDNPGVHPPLPAYMSIMTMLLWVIATLGVAATILFQLLPLSLGWKDTVGIELSRTLFWYFGHPLVYFWLMPAYIVWYTVVPKVIGGKIFSDALARMAFLLFLLFSFPVGFHHQLTEPGIEPFWKFVQVILTFLVVIPSFMTAFSLFATFELRGRALGAKGLFGWVKKMPYGDVRFLAPFVGMLFFIPAGAGGIINASHQLNAMVHNTLWVTGHFHITVGTAVALTFFGTAYWLVPVLRGRTLTKAMNKLGLIQAGTWAFGMAIMSYAMHISGLNGNPRRTGPATYFSDALTREWIPYHVMMAIGGTILFISVLIFVYSMFNLSFLAPKGEEEFPLAETEEAAMDTPRYFENWKLWITVTFVLIAFAYTVPIWHLIESAPPGARGWVLW
- a CDS encoding cytochrome c oxidase subunit II — its product is MHIHKLEKYWLTFGIILLAVFLTVLGVSAFAAGNQPASDADLIDPAKVNQTAPFDQPGLHQIGENEYELVMIAQAFTFTPGNVEIPKGAKVTFLVTSPDVVHGFQLTGTPVNMMVVPGHINSLTYTFEEAGEFLILCNEYCGTGHHMMSTKIKVVE
- a CDS encoding cytochrome c oxidase subunit 2A: MEHKDGQEPNLKGTFTSVMIVAGVIIAMWSSVFYLFVTR
- a CDS encoding Crp/Fnr family transcriptional regulator, whose protein sequence is MSMQCGTTQPNSFVFSDETKQLLLEMMTIQHHPKASIVCWEGEKCDKFFYLKSGSVKFTKITKKGNPLVMFMYGPDDFFGEFDIVETFPSSYSIETTEESTIGTISKRELESLMQRDIRFAGEILRWTSMMRKHSEMKVRDLLLYGKPGALGSTLLRMAAMHGVEEEDTIVIPRHPSDGELGQLIGAPRETVNRLISQWRKDGVISTTAKSIVIHDVDFLKELCHCEGCPAGICRL